The Paenibacillus sp. FSL W8-0426 region GTAAGCCCCTGTACCAGGAAGCGCTGCAGGAACACGAAGAGCAGCGTGATCGGAATCGCAATCAGCACCGCACCGGCGGCGAACATCGTAAAGTTGCTGTCCTGATATCTGCTGACCAGATCCCACATGCCTACGGCCAGCGTCCAATTTTCTTTGGTGCGCAGCACCAGCCGGGCGAAAATAAAGTCCATCCATGCCCCCGTGAAGCTGGTGAGCGCCACGTAGGTCAACATCGGACGGGACAGCGGCAGAATGATGCTGACGAAGACGCGCAGATGGCTCGCTCCATCGATCCGTGCCGCTTCATCCAGGCTGCGCGGAATCGTATCGAAGAACCCTTTGACGATGAACCCGCCCAGCACGGCACCCGACGAATACACCAGAATCAGCGCGGCGTGCGTATCCAGCAGCTGAATTTGCAGCAGGATGATGTAGATGGCGATCATGCTCATGAAGCTCGGGAACATGCCCAGAATCAGCATCGTGGACAGG contains the following coding sequences:
- a CDS encoding sugar ABC transporter permease, producing the protein MKKRNNPLRLVLSYVLLVIIAIVSIYPVLWIVLSSLRPGAALFSESLWPEAFTLAHYGELFTTPSFLYGRWYMNTLKIAFFTMIFSTLLVTLGMYALSRFRFRGRKTILSTMLILGMFPSFMSMIAIYIILLQIQLLDTHAALILVYSSGAVLGGFIVKGFFDTIPRSLDEAARIDGASHLRVFVSIILPLSRPMLTYVALTSFTGAWMDFIFARLVLRTKENWTLAVGMWDLVSRYQDSNFTMFAAGAVLIAIPITLLFVFLQRFLVQGLTTGASKG